From Methanobacterium alcaliphilum, a single genomic window includes:
- a CDS encoding Mov34/MPN/PAD-1 family protein — translation MGKLDDILSHILGTDKQKFNQVQIDREVIDEIIQIARESYPLEFVALLQGKIEKNILHIYALIFLPGETSSEGAVMEILMLPPMSGAIGSVHSHPGLSNTPSQTDYMMFSKNGLFHMIISEPYDLDSIASYDTFGEKIDFKVI, via the coding sequence ATGGGTAAACTGGATGATATTCTATCTCATATATTGGGTACAGATAAGCAAAAATTCAATCAAGTTCAAATAGATCGGGAGGTTATAGATGAGATTATACAGATAGCTCGAGAATCTTATCCTCTGGAATTTGTAGCGCTGCTTCAGGGAAAAATTGAGAAAAACATATTGCACATTTATGCTTTAATTTTCCTTCCTGGAGAAACATCATCTGAGGGAGCAGTTATGGAAATATTGATGCTTCCACCAATGTCTGGTGCTATTGGTTCAGTCCACTCCCATCCAGGGCTAAGCAATACCCCCTCTCAAACAGATTATATGATGTTTTCAAAAAATGGGTTATTTCATATGATAATTTCAGAACCATATGACTTGGATAGTATTGCT